One Streptomyces sp. RPA4-2 genomic window carries:
- a CDS encoding NUDIX hydrolase: protein MTIKDTAEEWEVRATATPFVGNKTSVRTDDVVMPDGSVARRDYQVHPGSVAVVALDDRDRVVVLRQYRHPVRQKLWEIPAGLLDVPGENPLHAAQRELYEEAHVKAENWRVLTDVYTTPGGSSEAVRVFLARDLSEAEGERFEVEDEEADMELARVPLDELVRGVLGGDLHNDCLVVGVLALLAARAGDGLDALRPAEAPWPARPFEA, encoded by the coding sequence ATGACGATCAAGGACACCGCCGAGGAATGGGAGGTCAGGGCGACCGCGACCCCCTTCGTCGGCAACAAGACCTCCGTCCGTACCGACGACGTGGTCATGCCCGACGGATCGGTCGCCCGGCGCGACTACCAGGTCCATCCCGGCTCCGTGGCCGTCGTCGCCCTCGACGACCGGGACCGGGTGGTGGTGCTGCGCCAGTACCGGCACCCCGTGCGTCAGAAGCTCTGGGAGATCCCGGCCGGCCTGCTCGACGTCCCCGGCGAGAACCCGCTGCACGCCGCCCAGCGCGAGCTGTACGAGGAGGCGCACGTCAAGGCCGAGAACTGGCGCGTGCTCACCGACGTCTACACCACCCCCGGCGGCAGTTCCGAGGCCGTACGCGTCTTCCTCGCGCGTGACCTCTCCGAGGCGGAGGGGGAGCGCTTCGAGGTGGAGGACGAGGAGGCCGACATGGAGCTGGCACGGGTCCCCCTCGACGAGCTCGTCCGGGGGGTCCTCGGCGGCGACCTGCACAACGACTGCCTCGTGGTCGGCGTCCTCGCCCTGCTCGCCGCGCGCGCCGGGGACGGACTCGACGCGCTGCGTCCGGCCGAGGCGCCCTGGCCGGCGCGCCCCTTCGAGGCCTGA
- a CDS encoding ParA family protein has translation MPARGQGPTGLEAVGSVAVRTFAAHQSPRMTQTAHPSMDGHHVNAMAGNGSGENRTHFADYDELPEGHFYDPDAEYEPDPEYAATLAPDAARQRRERVGPTGRPLPYFPIPGPLTDHGPAKIIAMCNQKGGVGKTTSTINLGAALAEYGRRVLLVDFDPQGALSVGLGVNPMELDLTVYNLLMERGMAADEVLLKTAVPNMDLLPSNIDLSAAEVQLVSEVARESTLQRALKPLMADYDYIVIDCQPSLGLLTVNALTAAHKVIVPLECEFFALRGVALLTETIEKVQERLNPELELDGILATMYDSRTVHSREVLARVVEAFDDHVYHTVIGRTVRFPETTVAGEPITTYASNSVGAAAYRQLAREVLARCPAE, from the coding sequence ATGCCGGCGCGGGGCCAGGGCCCCACGGGGCTCGAGGCTGTCGGCTCCGTCGCTGTCCGAACCTTCGCAGCCCATCAGAGTCCCCGGATGACTCAGACAGCACACCCGAGCATGGATGGCCATCACGTGAACGCCATGGCCGGCAACGGAAGTGGCGAGAACCGCACCCACTTCGCCGACTACGACGAACTGCCCGAGGGGCACTTCTACGACCCCGATGCCGAGTACGAGCCCGATCCGGAGTACGCGGCCACGCTCGCGCCCGACGCGGCCCGCCAGCGCCGTGAGCGCGTGGGCCCGACCGGACGCCCGCTGCCGTACTTCCCGATCCCGGGCCCGCTGACCGACCACGGCCCCGCGAAGATCATCGCGATGTGCAACCAGAAGGGCGGGGTCGGCAAGACGACGTCGACCATCAACCTGGGTGCCGCGCTCGCGGAGTACGGACGCCGGGTCCTGCTCGTCGACTTCGACCCGCAGGGCGCGCTCTCGGTCGGTCTCGGCGTCAACCCGATGGAGCTCGACCTCACCGTCTACAACCTGCTCATGGAGCGGGGCATGGCGGCCGACGAGGTGCTCCTGAAGACGGCGGTCCCGAACATGGACCTGCTGCCCAGCAACATCGACCTGTCCGCCGCCGAGGTGCAGCTCGTCTCCGAGGTCGCGCGCGAGTCCACGCTGCAGCGCGCCCTGAAGCCGCTGATGGCCGACTACGACTACATCGTGATCGACTGTCAGCCCTCGCTGGGCCTGCTCACCGTCAACGCCCTGACGGCGGCGCACAAGGTGATCGTGCCGCTCGAGTGCGAGTTCTTCGCGCTGCGTGGTGTCGCGCTGCTCACCGAGACCATCGAGAAGGTCCAGGAGCGGCTCAACCCCGAGCTGGAGCTCGACGGCATCCTCGCGACCATGTACGACTCCCGCACGGTGCACAGCCGTGAGGTGCTCGCCCGGGTGGTCGAGGCCTTCGACGATCACGTGTACCACACGGTGATCGGCCGGACCGTCCGCTTCCCGGAGACCACCGTCGCCGGTGAGCCGATCACCACGTACGCCTCCAACTCCGTCGGTGCCGCCGCCTATCGCCAGCTCGCCAGGGAGGTGCTCGCCCGGTGTCCCGCCGAGTGA
- the ald gene encoding alanine dehydrogenase: MIDVKVGIPREVKNNEFRVAITPAGVHELVRHGHQVFVEQNAGVGSSITDDEYVSAGAQILPTADQVWATADLLLKVKEPIAEEYHRLRKDQTLFTYLHLAASKECTDALLESGTTAIAYETVELPNRALPLLAPMSEVAGRLAPQVGAYQLMRANGGRGVLPGGVPGVLPAKVVVIGGGVSGWNAAQIAIGMGFQVTLLDRDINKLKEADKIFGTKIQTVVSNAFELEKACLEADLVIGAVLIPGAKAPKLVTNELVSRMKPGSVLVDIAIDQGGCFEDSRPTTHAEPTFPVHNSVFYCVANMPGAVPNTSTYALTNATLPYIVELANRGWAEALRRDPALAKGLNTHEGKVVYREVAEAHGLEHVALESLLG; the protein is encoded by the coding sequence GTGATCGACGTGAAGGTCGGTATCCCCCGCGAGGTCAAGAACAACGAGTTCCGGGTGGCCATCACCCCCGCCGGCGTCCACGAGCTGGTGCGCCACGGCCACCAGGTCTTCGTCGAGCAGAACGCCGGTGTCGGCTCCTCGATCACGGACGACGAGTACGTCTCCGCCGGTGCGCAGATCCTCCCCACCGCCGACCAGGTGTGGGCCACCGCCGACCTGCTGCTGAAGGTCAAGGAGCCCATCGCGGAGGAGTACCACCGCCTCCGCAAGGACCAGACGCTCTTCACGTACCTCCACCTGGCCGCCTCCAAGGAGTGCACGGACGCGCTCCTGGAGTCCGGCACCACGGCCATCGCGTACGAAACGGTCGAGCTGCCCAACCGCGCCCTGCCCCTGCTCGCCCCGATGTCCGAGGTCGCGGGCCGGCTCGCCCCGCAGGTCGGCGCCTACCAGCTGATGCGCGCCAACGGCGGCCGCGGGGTGCTGCCGGGCGGCGTTCCCGGCGTGCTGCCCGCCAAGGTCGTCGTCATCGGCGGCGGCGTCTCCGGCTGGAACGCCGCGCAGATCGCCATCGGCATGGGGTTCCAGGTGACCCTGCTCGACCGCGACATCAACAAGCTCAAGGAGGCGGACAAGATCTTCGGCACGAAGATCCAGACCGTCGTCTCCAACGCCTTCGAGCTGGAGAAGGCCTGCCTCGAGGCCGACCTCGTCATCGGCGCCGTCCTCATCCCGGGCGCCAAGGCCCCGAAGCTGGTCACCAACGAACTCGTGTCGCGGATGAAGCCGGGAAGTGTTCTTGTCGACATCGCGATCGACCAGGGCGGCTGCTTCGAGGACTCGCGTCCGACCACGCACGCCGAGCCGACCTTCCCGGTCCACAACTCGGTCTTCTACTGCGTCGCCAACATGCCCGGCGCCGTGCCGAACACCTCGACGTACGCGCTGACCAACGCGACGCTGCCGTACATCGTGGAGCTCGCCAACCGCGGCTGGGCCGAGGCCCTGCGCCGCGACCCCGCGCTGGCCAAGGGCCTCAACACGCATGAGGGCAAGGTCGTTTACCGCGAGGTCGCCGAGGCGCACGGTCTGGAGCACGTGGCGCTGGAGTCCCTGCTCGGCTGA
- a CDS encoding tetratricopeptide repeat protein yields MTDQAVDTDGAKAPSAGRRPAAGSAPTKGQFLGRTRELKELRADIERAGLDTLAGRKAPRARVLLIAGKPGSGRTALAEELVRQVAESYPDGVLRARLAEPDGTPVPTERTARELLTALELPAPPGADAEDLSAAVRDALATRRALLLLDDAADAEQVDVLLPDTPECLVVAVSGGPLTGIADVRPCTLGGLDTKSALELLERFAGSVRITVDPLAAEGLVEECAGQPGALVLAGGWLAARPTSAVADLAKQLRADGEEGSASARIFRLTYTGLPAAAARTLRLLSLAPAGLVDPHTASALAGCSVGAAHGALDDFAALGLLRPVESPLPQYEVPGFLLPLLRTLTESEDRPAELQLARARMLERTVRLLVSCRAITETDSSPAREKLAGMPRALRFPNPRAAEDWLRIRQPALLAAARLAVADGELDTLARRLMAALVRALVVHFGTRAAAPELYGIHRLVLDVAERRRLPRERAAALLNLADLDERTGRTVAALARYRAALDAAREANDPYAIGRAMESVGGAHLELGDFDRAADWYGRALAQRLARDERLDAARLYGRIATAHTYAGRYGEALRNWRAAVTGHRRNGDVASQARALSELARVQEYAGRPEESLRTCQDAVEWARRAEDLRLQAALQLRLADTLDRLGDPAAAQLHRGAAERMLGDELPESSMAMEQDANACEIRSTSAED; encoded by the coding sequence GTGACAGATCAGGCGGTGGACACGGACGGCGCGAAAGCGCCGTCGGCAGGGCGGCGTCCGGCTGCCGGGTCCGCTCCTACCAAGGGTCAGTTCCTCGGCCGTACAAGAGAGTTGAAGGAACTCCGGGCCGACATCGAACGGGCCGGACTGGACACCCTGGCGGGCCGCAAAGCCCCCCGTGCGCGGGTGCTGCTCATCGCCGGCAAGCCCGGCTCGGGCCGCACCGCGCTCGCCGAGGAACTCGTCCGGCAGGTCGCCGAGAGTTACCCGGACGGGGTGCTGCGGGCCCGGCTGGCCGAACCCGACGGCACCCCGGTGCCCACCGAGCGCACCGCGCGGGAACTCCTCACGGCCCTGGAACTGCCCGCGCCGCCCGGAGCCGACGCCGAGGACCTGAGCGCGGCGGTGCGCGACGCCCTCGCCACCCGGCGCGCCCTGCTCCTGCTCGACGACGCGGCCGACGCCGAGCAGGTCGACGTCCTGCTGCCCGACACCCCCGAATGCCTGGTGGTCGCCGTCTCCGGAGGGCCGCTGACCGGCATCGCGGACGTGCGCCCCTGCACCCTGGGCGGCCTCGACACCAAGTCCGCGCTGGAACTCCTGGAACGGTTCGCGGGCTCGGTCCGTATCACCGTCGACCCACTCGCCGCCGAGGGGCTGGTCGAGGAGTGCGCGGGCCAGCCCGGCGCCCTGGTGCTGGCGGGCGGCTGGCTCGCGGCCCGTCCCACCTCGGCCGTCGCCGACCTCGCCAAGCAGCTGCGCGCGGACGGCGAGGAGGGCTCGGCGTCCGCCCGGATCTTCCGGCTCACGTACACCGGGCTGCCCGCCGCCGCCGCGCGGACCCTGCGACTGCTCTCCCTCGCGCCGGCCGGGCTCGTCGACCCGCACACCGCGTCCGCGCTCGCCGGCTGCTCGGTCGGAGCCGCCCACGGCGCGCTGGACGACTTCGCCGCGCTCGGGCTCCTGCGGCCGGTCGAGTCGCCGCTGCCGCAGTACGAGGTCCCCGGCTTCCTGCTGCCGCTGCTGCGCACCCTCACCGAGAGCGAGGACCGCCCGGCCGAGCTGCAGCTGGCCCGCGCCCGGATGCTGGAGCGGACCGTGCGGCTGCTGGTGTCCTGCCGCGCGATCACCGAGACCGACAGCTCGCCGGCCCGCGAGAAGCTCGCCGGGATGCCCCGCGCGCTGCGCTTCCCGAACCCCAGGGCGGCCGAGGACTGGCTGCGGATCCGGCAGCCCGCGCTGCTGGCCGCCGCCCGGCTCGCGGTCGCCGACGGCGAGCTGGACACCCTGGCCCGCCGCCTGATGGCCGCCCTGGTGCGGGCGCTGGTCGTCCACTTCGGCACCCGGGCCGCGGCACCCGAGCTCTACGGCATCCACCGGCTCGTCCTCGACGTCGCCGAGCGCCGCAGGCTGCCGCGGGAGCGGGCCGCGGCCCTGCTGAACCTGGCCGACCTGGACGAACGCACCGGCCGCACCGTGGCGGCCCTGGCCCGCTACCGGGCCGCGCTCGACGCCGCGCGCGAGGCGAACGACCCGTACGCGATCGGCCGGGCGATGGAATCCGTAGGCGGCGCCCACCTGGAGCTCGGGGACTTCGACCGGGCCGCCGACTGGTACGGCCGGGCGCTCGCCCAGCGCCTGGCCCGCGACGAGCGGCTGGACGCCGCCCGGCTCTACGGCCGGATCGCCACCGCGCACACCTACGCGGGCCGCTACGGCGAGGCGCTGCGCAACTGGCGCGCCGCCGTCACCGGACATCGCAGGAACGGCGATGTGGCGTCCCAGGCACGGGCGTTGAGCGAGCTGGCGCGGGTGCAGGAGTACGCGGGACGGCCGGAGGAGTCGCTGCGCACCTGCCAGGACGCCGTCGAGTGGGCCCGCCGCGCCGAGGACCTGCGGCTGCAGGCCGCGCTGCAGCTCAGGCTGGCCGACACCCTGGACCGGCTCGGCGACCCCGCCGCGGCCCAGCTGCACCGCGGGGCGGCCGAGCGCATGCTGGGTGATGAGCTCCCGGAGAGCTCGATGGCCATGGAACAGGACGCTAACGCCTGCGAAATCCGCAGTACATCCGCAGAAGATTGA